One Halolamina litorea genomic window carries:
- the corA gene encoding magnesium/cobalt transporter CorA: MTLQAVAYTTDGVEEYDDVGAAIDAPGETWVHATVDEGADLETIEGRFGVHPLAIEDVLDEHTRPKVEEYEDHTFVLLKTTRLSQRDDVAFGKEVHTRSVGLFIGDGWLVTLAPPELELVDPTAPAWVRNSGRIANRGADFLAYRVLDAIVDDYFDVLDEIEDDIESVEERVLGHPQPEILEELNGVRRDLLAFRKVTWPAREAVGALSRGDIPQVAEANEKYFRDVYDHLVQVVDLIETYRDLTGGSRDIYLNAVSQSTNDVMKTLTVVATIFIPLTFVVGVYGMNFAGTELSMPELGWRYAYPATMLGMTLVAALMIAHFRRQGWL; encoded by the coding sequence ATGACCCTGCAGGCGGTCGCCTACACGACCGACGGCGTCGAAGAGTACGACGACGTGGGCGCGGCCATCGACGCCCCCGGGGAGACGTGGGTCCACGCGACCGTCGACGAGGGTGCGGACTTGGAGACCATCGAGGGGCGGTTCGGGGTTCACCCGCTGGCGATCGAGGACGTACTCGACGAGCACACCCGCCCAAAGGTCGAGGAGTACGAGGACCACACGTTCGTCCTGTTGAAGACCACGCGACTCAGCCAGCGCGACGACGTGGCGTTCGGCAAGGAGGTCCACACCCGGTCGGTGGGACTGTTCATCGGCGACGGCTGGCTCGTGACTCTCGCGCCGCCGGAGCTCGAACTGGTGGACCCGACGGCGCCGGCGTGGGTCCGCAACAGCGGCCGGATCGCCAACCGGGGCGCGGACTTCCTTGCCTACCGCGTCCTCGACGCGATCGTCGACGACTACTTCGACGTGCTCGACGAGATCGAGGACGACATCGAGTCCGTCGAGGAGCGGGTGCTCGGCCACCCCCAACCGGAGATCCTCGAGGAACTCAACGGCGTTCGTCGGGACCTACTGGCGTTCCGGAAGGTGACGTGGCCGGCCCGCGAGGCCGTCGGCGCGCTCTCCCGGGGCGACATCCCACAGGTCGCCGAGGCCAACGAGAAGTACTTCCGGGACGTGTACGACCACCTCGTGCAGGTCGTCGACCTGATCGAGACCTACCGCGACCTGACGGGTGGCTCGCGGGACATCTACCTCAACGCCGTCTCGCAGTCGACAAACGACGTGATGAAGACGCTGACGGTGGTCGCGACCATCTTCATCCCGCTGACGTTCGTCGTCGGCGTCTACGGGATGAACTTCGCGGGGACGGAGCTGTCGATGCCCGAACTCGGCTGGAGGTACGCCTACCCGGCGACGATGCTCGGGATGACGCTGGTGGCGGCGCTGATGATCGCCCACTTCCGTCGGCAGGGCTGGCTCTGA
- a CDS encoding alpha/beta fold hydrolase, protein MPYVNTDGVSLYYEADGDGEAVLCCGDIGLGAWQWGWQHAALAGPYEVVVADTRGCGRSDDPPEDCTVETLADDAVEVLRDHGVRSAHVVGAGLGGMVALELARTTGRVKSLTLIGSALNGGGYDPEPMFAAPSDAEGLRQGLEAALSREFVDEQADALTQFVEWRAAEDADPDSWEKQAAALEGFAVEKPYEITEPALVVHGTEDRLCPIARGRELADDLPRAELFEVEGAGHLAHVEASKVVNDQIRAFLDTV, encoded by the coding sequence GTGCCTTACGTGAACACCGACGGCGTCTCGCTGTACTACGAGGCCGACGGCGACGGCGAGGCGGTGCTGTGCTGTGGCGACATCGGACTGGGCGCGTGGCAGTGGGGCTGGCAGCACGCCGCCCTCGCCGGCCCCTACGAGGTCGTCGTCGCCGACACCCGCGGCTGTGGCCGCTCGGACGACCCGCCCGAGGACTGCACCGTCGAGACACTCGCCGACGACGCGGTCGAAGTGCTCCGCGACCACGGCGTCCGGTCGGCCCACGTCGTCGGCGCCGGCCTCGGCGGCATGGTCGCGCTCGAACTGGCTCGCACCACCGGCCGGGTGAAGTCACTGACGCTGATCGGGAGCGCACTCAACGGCGGCGGCTACGACCCCGAGCCGATGTTCGCGGCACCGAGCGACGCCGAGGGGCTGCGACAGGGCCTCGAAGCCGCGCTCTCCCGGGAGTTCGTCGACGAACAGGCCGATGCACTCACCCAGTTCGTCGAGTGGCGCGCCGCCGAGGACGCCGATCCCGACTCGTGGGAGAAGCAGGCCGCGGCGCTCGAGGGGTTTGCCGTCGAGAAGCCCTACGAGATCACAGAGCCGGCGCTGGTGGTCCACGGCACCGAGGACCGCCTCTGTCCGATCGCCCGCGGCCGGGAACTGGCCGACGACCTCCCGCGGGCGGAGCTGTTCGAGGTCGAGGGCGCGGGGCACCTCGCGCACGTCGAGGCGTCGAAGGTCGTGAACGATCAGATCCGGGCGTTCCTGGATACGGTCTGA
- the alaS gene encoding alanine--tRNA ligase — translation MSELESEYRLDYFAENGFERQTCSSCGAHFWSRAERETCGEPPCEDYGFIDDPGFDDAYSLAEMREQFLSFFEDHDHERVDPAPVAANRWRDDVLLTQASIYDFQPHVTSGESPPPANPLVVSQPCIRMQDIDNVGKTGRHTMAFEMGGHHAFNADEGTDYAYEGEVYWKDECVEYCEDFFASMGVPKEEVTFIEDPWVGGGNAGPAFEVIYEGLELATLVFMMLEKDPDGEYEMKDGNTYSKMDRRVVDTGYGIERWTWMSQGTPTVYEAIYPEAIEFLKGEAGIDMTDEEQELVHRASKLAGHMDIDEAEDMEAARDNIADRLDVSVERLEALMEPLEAIYAIADHARCLAYMFGDEIVPSNVGTGYLARMVLRRTKRLVDDVGIDVPLEDLVDREAERLNYENRDTIRDIVRTEERKYEETLERGGRKVRQLADEHAEAGTPIPTEELLELYDSHGIQPSMVADIAEERGATVDEPDDFYSLVAARHDSEEAFEEEERRADRADELPDTDQLYYEDQDRMEFEAVVLDVIEREEGYDVVLDQTMFYPEGGGQPADHGTLVSEDGSVEVTDVQIRNGVVLHRTDESPGKGEFVTGKIDPERRRRLMQHHTATHIIGAAARTVLGEHVRQAGAQKGVDSSRLDVNHYDRVSRQEVKEIEQVANEMVTDNRPVRQEWPGRHEAEAEHGFDLYQGGIPPGENIRLIHVGDDVQACGGTHVSRTGEVGTIKILNTEPVQDGVERFVFAAGPAAIEATQRTEDALYGAAETFDVNPEEVPDAAERFFTEWKQRGKTIEDLKGQLAEARAGGGEDAQEVEIDGVTAVIQRIDADADELQATANALVADGKVAVVGSGADDSAQIVVGVPDGVGIDAGQVIGELARKVGGGGGGPPDFAQGGGPDVEALDEALEDAVEVLRQQAQAA, via the coding sequence ATGAGCGAGCTCGAGAGCGAGTACCGTCTCGACTACTTCGCGGAGAACGGGTTCGAACGTCAGACCTGTTCGTCCTGTGGCGCCCACTTCTGGAGCCGCGCGGAGCGCGAGACCTGCGGCGAGCCCCCCTGTGAGGACTACGGTTTCATCGACGACCCCGGGTTCGATGACGCGTACTCGCTGGCGGAGATGCGCGAGCAGTTCCTCTCTTTCTTCGAGGACCACGACCACGAACGCGTCGACCCCGCACCCGTCGCCGCCAACCGCTGGCGCGACGACGTGCTGCTGACCCAGGCCTCCATCTACGACTTCCAGCCCCACGTCACCAGCGGCGAGTCGCCGCCGCCGGCCAACCCCCTCGTCGTCTCCCAGCCCTGCATCCGGATGCAGGACATCGACAACGTCGGGAAGACGGGCCGGCACACGATGGCCTTCGAGATGGGCGGCCACCACGCGTTCAACGCCGACGAAGGCACCGACTACGCCTACGAGGGCGAGGTCTACTGGAAGGACGAGTGTGTCGAGTACTGCGAGGACTTTTTCGCCTCGATGGGCGTGCCCAAGGAGGAGGTCACCTTCATCGAGGACCCGTGGGTCGGCGGCGGCAACGCCGGGCCCGCCTTCGAGGTCATCTACGAGGGGCTCGAACTGGCCACGCTCGTGTTCATGATGCTCGAGAAGGACCCCGACGGCGAGTACGAGATGAAGGACGGCAACACGTACTCGAAGATGGACCGGCGGGTCGTCGACACCGGCTACGGCATCGAGCGCTGGACGTGGATGAGTCAGGGCACTCCGACGGTGTACGAGGCCATCTACCCCGAGGCCATCGAGTTCCTGAAGGGTGAGGCCGGGATCGACATGACCGACGAGGAGCAGGAACTGGTCCACCGCGCCTCGAAGCTGGCCGGCCACATGGACATCGACGAGGCCGAGGACATGGAGGCCGCCCGGGACAACATCGCCGACCGGCTGGACGTGTCCGTCGAACGGCTCGAAGCGCTGATGGAGCCCCTGGAGGCGATCTACGCCATCGCCGACCACGCGCGCTGTCTCGCCTACATGTTCGGCGACGAGATCGTCCCCTCGAACGTCGGCACGGGCTACCTCGCCCGGATGGTGCTGCGCCGCACCAAGCGCCTCGTCGACGACGTGGGCATCGACGTGCCCCTCGAGGACCTCGTCGACCGCGAGGCCGAGCGCCTGAACTACGAGAACCGCGACACCATCCGCGACATCGTCCGCACCGAGGAGCGCAAGTACGAGGAGACGCTCGAACGCGGCGGCCGGAAAGTCCGGCAGTTGGCCGACGAGCACGCCGAGGCCGGCACGCCCATACCGACCGAGGAACTGCTCGAACTGTACGACTCCCACGGGATCCAGCCGTCGATGGTCGCCGACATCGCCGAGGAGCGCGGCGCGACCGTCGACGAGCCCGACGACTTCTACTCGCTCGTCGCCGCCCGGCACGACTCCGAGGAGGCCTTCGAGGAGGAGGAACGGCGCGCCGACCGCGCCGACGAACTGCCCGACACCGACCAGCTCTACTACGAGGACCAGGACCGCATGGAGTTCGAGGCGGTCGTCCTCGACGTGATCGAGCGCGAGGAGGGGTACGACGTGGTGCTCGACCAGACGATGTTCTACCCCGAGGGCGGCGGTCAGCCCGCCGACCACGGGACGCTCGTCTCGGAGGACGGCAGCGTCGAGGTGACCGACGTGCAGATCCGGAACGGCGTCGTCCTCCACCGCACCGACGAGAGCCCCGGCAAGGGCGAGTTCGTCACGGGCAAGATCGACCCCGAGCGGCGTCGACGCCTGATGCAGCACCACACCGCGACCCACATCATCGGCGCCGCGGCGCGGACGGTGCTCGGCGAGCACGTCCGGCAGGCCGGCGCTCAGAAGGGCGTCGATAGCTCCCGGCTGGACGTGAACCACTACGACCGCGTGAGCCGCCAGGAGGTCAAGGAGATCGAACAGGTCGCAAACGAGATGGTGACCGACAACCGCCCGGTCCGACAGGAGTGGCCCGGTCGCCACGAGGCCGAGGCCGAACACGGCTTCGACCTCTATCAGGGCGGCATCCCGCCGGGAGAGAACATCCGCCTGATCCACGTCGGCGACGACGTGCAGGCCTGTGGCGGGACCCACGTCAGCCGGACCGGCGAGGTCGGGACGATCAAGATCCTGAACACCGAGCCGGTACAGGACGGCGTCGAGCGCTTCGTCTTCGCCGCCGGCCCCGCGGCCATCGAGGCGACCCAGCGCACCGAGGACGCCCTCTACGGCGCCGCCGAAACGTTCGACGTGAACCCCGAGGAGGTTCCCGACGCCGCCGAGCGCTTCTTCACCGAGTGGAAACAGCGCGGCAAGACCATCGAGGACCTCAAGGGTCAGCTGGCGGAGGCCCGCGCCGGCGGCGGCGAGGACGCCCAGGAGGTCGAGATCGACGGCGTGACGGCGGTGATCCAGCGGATCGACGCCGACGCCGACGAGCTACAGGCGACCGCGAACGCGCTGGTCGCCGACGGGAAGGTGGCGGTCGTCGGCTCCGGCGCCGACGACTCGGCCCAGATCGTCGTCGGCGTCCCCGACGGCGTCGGCATCGACGCCGGCCAAGTGATCGGCGAACTCGCCCGCAAGGTCGGCGGCGGCGGCGGCGGCCCCCCGGACTTCGCACAGGGCGGCGGCCCCGACGTGGAGGCGCTGGACGAGGCGCTGGAGGACGCCGTCGAGGTGCTCCGCCAGCAGGCACAGGCGGCGTAA
- a CDS encoding GAF domain-containing protein yields the protein MTHATELLVVGDNPCTTAGSLLDRGGFVGRIRAAGSALAAFEESRPDCLVACGDSIPASLAAAASEAGCPIVDCSGAPVPSRSAAASASDTGTDADAGADRLARRVHGAVDGTPNRERVARLHEGSATLVGTENREELHRRIVEIGSEVLGFGIAALYLYDGEGFRLAASTDPDTPERADPEFGILGQVRRTGEPAIIDDIEEHAVAEQRTPELNSGIAVPFGDVGVFGGLSSEPGSYDAVDLEFAQLLANHGAQVDARIRAESDLRRRQARITRLHEAAPSLIDAETESTLYERVVDIAEDVLDLDQSVLVMERDGELTPVAGRTGRISDISTSAGILGRTYNEGRSFLVDDADENADAEPANETIKSAISVPVGETGVFQVFSDATDTFDEADLELAELLVGYAETTLDRIRSERALRESRRVIERLHSTAMELAGAETECDLLERAVAAAEDVLELDMCKLDLREGDMLVPVAESGGVPADAGRPMHVSEGLAGKTARTGESFRVDDLGGDPDSAPTNPEFRSAISVPVGDLGVFQAVSTDHGTFDQEDLELAELLMAHVAVSLRRVRAEGDLRRERDSLEALFENIPGAAVSYEMTDGEPVVRRVNGAFEQTFGYDAATIVGESLDDFIVPPEDEPTAAEYNDRLSDGERVQTEVERETVDGTKHFLLQVTPLEVGEESAAGYAIYSDVTEQREREAELRRQNERLDQFASVVSHDLRNPLNVATGYLELARESDDPEHLDRIEDALERMDGLVTDLLRLAREGQDLGELTTVPLEEVAREAWSHVATEDASLSVPTDLTVEADRERLVGLLENLYRNTAEHGGDAPTVTVGDLPDRHGFFVEDDGPGIDPDIEPFDTGSTTSENGTGFGLPIVKSIAEPHGWSVLVTESEEGGARFEFVFD from the coding sequence GTGACACACGCAACCGAACTCCTCGTCGTCGGCGACAACCCGTGTACGACGGCCGGTTCCCTCCTCGACCGGGGTGGGTTCGTCGGACGCATCCGAGCCGCCGGCTCGGCCCTCGCCGCCTTCGAGGAGTCCAGACCGGACTGTCTGGTCGCCTGTGGGGACTCGATCCCGGCGTCACTGGCCGCGGCGGCTTCCGAGGCCGGCTGTCCGATCGTCGACTGTTCGGGGGCGCCCGTCCCCTCCCGGAGCGCCGCGGCATCGGCGTCCGACACCGGCACCGACGCCGACGCCGGTGCCGACAGGCTGGCGAGGCGGGTTCACGGGGCCGTCGACGGCACCCCGAACCGCGAGCGGGTCGCCCGTCTCCACGAGGGGTCGGCGACGCTCGTCGGAACCGAGAACCGGGAGGAACTCCACCGCCGGATCGTCGAGATCGGATCCGAGGTGCTCGGCTTCGGGATCGCGGCGCTCTACCTCTACGACGGCGAGGGGTTCCGGCTCGCGGCGTCGACGGACCCGGACACGCCCGAGCGCGCCGACCCGGAGTTCGGCATCCTCGGACAGGTCCGCCGGACCGGCGAGCCGGCGATCATCGACGACATCGAGGAACACGCGGTCGCCGAGCAGCGAACGCCGGAACTCAACTCGGGGATCGCGGTCCCGTTCGGGGACGTTGGGGTGTTCGGCGGCCTCTCGTCCGAGCCGGGGAGCTACGACGCGGTCGACTTGGAGTTCGCCCAACTGCTCGCCAACCACGGGGCGCAGGTCGACGCCCGCATCCGCGCGGAGTCAGATCTCCGGCGGCGACAGGCCCGTATCACGAGGCTCCACGAGGCGGCCCCGTCGCTGATCGACGCCGAGACCGAGTCGACCCTCTACGAGCGCGTGGTCGACATCGCCGAGGACGTCCTCGACCTCGACCAGTCGGTGCTGGTGATGGAACGCGACGGCGAGCTCACGCCGGTTGCGGGGCGGACCGGCCGGATCTCGGACATCTCCACCTCCGCGGGGATCCTCGGCCGGACGTACAACGAGGGGCGCTCGTTCCTCGTCGACGACGCCGACGAGAACGCCGACGCCGAGCCGGCAAACGAGACGATCAAGTCCGCCATCTCGGTCCCGGTCGGCGAGACGGGCGTGTTCCAGGTTTTCTCCGACGCGACCGACACGTTCGACGAGGCGGACCTCGAACTCGCGGAGCTGCTGGTTGGCTACGCCGAGACGACGCTCGACCGCATCCGTTCTGAGCGGGCGCTGCGGGAGTCCCGCCGGGTGATCGAGCGACTCCACAGCACCGCCATGGAACTCGCCGGCGCAGAGACCGAGTGCGACCTGCTCGAGCGTGCGGTCGCGGCCGCCGAGGACGTCCTCGAACTCGACATGTGCAAGCTCGACCTCCGCGAGGGGGACATGCTCGTCCCCGTCGCCGAGTCCGGCGGCGTCCCCGCCGACGCCGGCCGGCCGATGCACGTCTCGGAGGGGCTCGCGGGCAAGACCGCTCGGACGGGCGAGTCGTTCCGGGTGGACGACCTCGGGGGCGACCCGGACTCCGCGCCGACCAACCCCGAGTTCCGCTCGGCGATTTCGGTCCCCGTTGGCGACCTCGGGGTGTTCCAAGCCGTCTCGACCGACCATGGGACGTTCGACCAGGAGGACCTCGAACTCGCGGAGCTGCTGATGGCCCACGTCGCCGTCTCGCTCCGCCGGGTGCGCGCCGAGGGGGACCTCCGCCGGGAGCGTGACAGCCTCGAAGCGCTGTTCGAGAACATCCCCGGGGCGGCCGTCTCCTACGAGATGACCGACGGAGAGCCGGTCGTTCGCCGCGTCAACGGCGCCTTCGAGCAGACGTTCGGTTACGACGCCGCGACCATCGTCGGCGAGTCCCTCGACGACTTCATCGTCCCGCCGGAGGACGAGCCGACGGCGGCGGAGTACAACGACCGACTCAGCGACGGCGAGCGGGTCCAGACCGAGGTCGAACGCGAGACGGTCGACGGCACCAAACACTTCCTGTTGCAGGTCACCCCGCTCGAAGTCGGTGAGGAGAGCGCGGCCGGCTACGCCATCTACTCCGACGTGACCGAACAGCGCGAACGCGAGGCCGAACTCCGGCGACAGAACGAGCGCCTCGACCAGTTCGCGAGCGTCGTCAGCCACGACCTCCGGAACCCGCTCAACGTCGCCACGGGCTACCTCGAACTCGCACGGGAGAGCGACGACCCCGAACACCTCGACCGGATCGAGGACGCCCTCGAACGGATGGACGGCCTCGTCACCGACCTGCTCCGACTGGCCCGCGAGGGACAGGACCTCGGCGAGCTAACCACCGTTCCACTCGAGGAGGTTGCCCGGGAGGCGTGGAGCCACGTCGCCACCGAGGACGCCTCGCTCTCGGTGCCGACCGACCTGACGGTCGAGGCCGACCGCGAGCGGCTGGTGGGGCTGCTGGAGAACCTCTACCGGAACACCGCCGAACACGGCGGCGACGCGCCGACGGTCACCGTCGGCGACCTCCCGGACCGTCATGGCTTCTTCGTCGAGGACGACGGTCCCGGCATCGACCCCGACATCGAGCCGTTCGACACGGGTTCGACCACCAGCGAGAACGGGACCGGCTTCGGGCTCCCCATCGTCAAGAGCATCGCCGAGCCCCACGGCTGGTCGGTACTGGTGACCGAGAGCGAGGAGGGCGGCGCGCGCTTCGAGTTCGTGTTCGATTAG
- a CDS encoding threonine aldolase family protein yields the protein MVVDLRSDTVTRPSDAMREAAKNAEVGDDVYRDDPSVNELEHRAAEVLGKEAGLFVPSGTMGNQIAIRTHTDRGQELLADEHAHVLKWELGAVAQLSGLQTRLLDFGDDGVPTPEEVREGIVEEGLHEAGTGLFCLENTHNYRGGVAVPKADIDAAAEAAHEHDVPVHLDGARLFNAAASLDTDPAALAENADSVMFCLSKGLGAPVGSVLVGEQEFIDRARRTRKLFGGGMRQAGIIAAPALLALENREHLDADHRRAAEIADGLAGIDGIETTAPDTNIVVADVAGTGLTADEFVGQIEQHGVLAVAFSETTVRFTTNWDVGDADVANAIDSVRTAMQD from the coding sequence ATGGTCGTAGATCTACGCTCCGACACCGTCACCAGACCCTCCGACGCGATGCGGGAGGCAGCCAAGAACGCCGAGGTCGGCGACGACGTCTACCGGGACGACCCGAGCGTCAACGAACTCGAACACCGCGCCGCCGAGGTGCTCGGCAAGGAGGCTGGCCTGTTCGTCCCTAGCGGCACGATGGGCAACCAGATCGCCATCCGGACCCACACCGACCGCGGGCAGGAACTGCTCGCCGACGAACACGCCCACGTCCTCAAGTGGGAACTCGGCGCGGTCGCCCAACTCAGCGGCCTGCAGACGCGCCTGCTCGACTTCGGCGACGACGGGGTCCCCACCCCGGAGGAAGTGCGTGAGGGGATCGTCGAGGAGGGCCTCCACGAGGCCGGCACGGGGCTGTTCTGTCTGGAGAACACTCACAACTACCGCGGCGGCGTCGCCGTCCCGAAGGCCGACATCGACGCGGCGGCCGAGGCAGCCCACGAACACGACGTGCCGGTCCACCTCGACGGCGCACGGCTGTTCAACGCCGCCGCGTCGCTGGACACCGACCCCGCCGCGCTCGCGGAGAACGCCGACAGCGTGATGTTCTGCCTCTCGAAGGGGCTGGGTGCCCCCGTCGGCTCGGTGCTCGTCGGAGAACAGGAGTTCATCGACCGCGCCCGGCGCACCCGGAAGCTGTTCGGCGGCGGCATGCGACAGGCCGGCATCATCGCCGCGCCGGCGCTGCTGGCACTGGAGAACCGCGAACACCTCGACGCCGACCACCGGCGCGCCGCCGAGATCGCCGACGGGCTGGCCGGGATCGACGGGATCGAGACGACCGCACCGGACACGAACATCGTCGTCGCCGACGTGGCGGGCACGGGCCTGACCGCCGACGAGTTCGTCGGGCAGATCGAACAGCACGGCGTGCTCGCGGTGGCGTTCAGCGAGACGACCGTCCGCTTCACCACCAACTGGGACGTGGGTGACGCCGACGTGGCGAACGCGATCGATTCGGTTCGGACCGCGATGCAGGACTAA
- a CDS encoding aldo/keto reductase has translation MSDTDLGFVRFGESGLQTSELQFGTWRFGRETEAGNVEIDEEQAKTLLDAYANAGGRYIDAADVYGGGKAEEWIGDWLAERDRERYTVASKIYWQIREGDPNSRGTNRKNIRHRVEAILDRLNTDYVDVLYLHRWDGETPTRETMKTLNALVEEGKVHYLGASTLRPNAWRVSKANELARAEGWEPFTVLQPRYNLVDREVEGDYLQMAREEGLAVCPWSPLGQGFLTGKYDREEGLTGESRAAESSRFESAYLTETNFDVHDVLDEVADEVDASPAQVALAWLQHREGVTAPIVGARTVEQLEENLASAAIDLSDEQVDRLTEAKGGPYANL, from the coding sequence ATGAGCGACACCGACCTCGGCTTCGTCCGGTTCGGCGAGAGCGGCCTCCAAACGAGCGAACTCCAGTTCGGCACGTGGCGCTTCGGCCGCGAGACCGAGGCGGGGAACGTGGAGATCGACGAGGAGCAGGCAAAGACCCTGCTCGACGCCTACGCGAACGCCGGCGGGCGCTACATCGACGCCGCCGACGTGTACGGCGGCGGGAAGGCAGAGGAGTGGATCGGCGACTGGCTGGCCGAGCGCGACCGCGAGCGCTACACGGTCGCCTCCAAGATCTACTGGCAGATCCGCGAGGGCGACCCCAACAGCCGAGGGACCAACCGGAAGAACATCCGCCACCGCGTCGAGGCCATCCTCGACCGACTGAACACCGACTACGTGGACGTACTCTACCTCCACCGCTGGGATGGCGAGACGCCGACCCGCGAGACGATGAAGACCCTGAACGCGCTGGTCGAGGAGGGGAAGGTCCACTACCTCGGCGCCTCGACGCTCCGCCCCAACGCCTGGCGGGTGTCGAAGGCCAACGAACTGGCCCGCGCGGAGGGCTGGGAGCCGTTCACCGTGCTCCAGCCCCGATACAACCTCGTCGACCGCGAGGTTGAGGGGGACTACCTCCAGATGGCCCGCGAGGAGGGGCTGGCGGTCTGCCCGTGGAGCCCGCTCGGTCAGGGGTTCCTGACCGGGAAGTACGACCGCGAGGAGGGCCTGACCGGCGAGTCCCGCGCCGCCGAGTCGAGTCGCTTCGAGAGCGCCTACCTCACCGAGACGAACTTCGACGTCCACGACGTGCTCGACGAGGTCGCCGACGAGGTCGACGCCTCGCCCGCACAGGTCGCGCTCGCGTGGCTCCAGCACCGTGAGGGCGTCACCGCGCCCATCGTCGGCGCCCGCACCGTCGAGCAGTTGGAGGAGAACCTCGCCTCCGCCGCGATCGACCTGAGCGACGAGCAGGTCGACCGGCTGACCGAGGCGAAGGGCGGCCCGTACGCCAACCTCTGA
- a CDS encoding acetamidase/formamidase family protein — protein MTERRFAVADAPEPDHRLADDPANRHYAWDADLDPALTVAPGSVVQFDCRDAYDRQLPREPTVDDVAAVDADGHPLVGPVAVEGVEPGDTLRVDLLAFEHEGWGVSTVPAGESGGGLLPEEFPEPHVRAWDLDGTATVGGEERRVARFAADDAPDVTVPLAPFPGNLGVAPAADEPQSTMPPRAVGGNMDVKHLTAGATLYLPVEAAGGLFSVGDCHGAQGDGEVCITGIEAPMRVTARLDVTDRAIDQPQFETGGPFTPTGRDEPMYATTGIAPDLMDATKRATRAMIDHLHERRGFSRPDAYVLCSAAVDLKISEVVDAPNWTVTAYLPESVLA, from the coding sequence ATGACCGAGCGCCGCTTCGCCGTCGCCGACGCCCCCGAACCGGACCACCGACTCGCCGACGACCCGGCGAACCGCCACTACGCCTGGGACGCCGACCTCGACCCGGCGCTCACCGTTGCCCCCGGTTCAGTCGTCCAGTTCGACTGTCGGGACGCCTACGACCGGCAGCTTCCCAGGGAGCCGACCGTCGACGACGTGGCCGCCGTCGACGCCGACGGTCACCCGCTCGTGGGGCCGGTGGCGGTGGAGGGTGTCGAACCGGGCGACACGCTGCGGGTGGACCTACTCGCGTTCGAACACGAGGGCTGGGGCGTCTCGACGGTTCCGGCCGGCGAGAGCGGCGGCGGCCTGTTACCCGAGGAGTTCCCCGAACCACACGTCCGTGCGTGGGACCTCGACGGCACCGCGACCGTCGGCGGCGAGGAGCGCCGGGTGGCCCGCTTCGCCGCGGACGACGCCCCCGACGTGACGGTGCCGCTCGCGCCGTTCCCGGGCAACCTCGGTGTCGCCCCGGCCGCCGACGAGCCACAGAGCACGATGCCCCCGCGGGCCGTCGGCGGCAACATGGACGTGAAACACCTCACCGCGGGCGCGACGCTCTACCTGCCCGTCGAGGCCGCGGGCGGGCTGTTCTCCGTCGGCGATTGCCACGGCGCACAGGGCGACGGCGAGGTCTGCATCACCGGGATCGAGGCACCGATGCGCGTCACCGCCCGCCTCGACGTGACCGACCGGGCGATCGACCAGCCCCAGTTCGAGACGGGCGGGCCGTTCACCCCGACCGGCCGCGACGAGCCGATGTACGCCACCACCGGGATCGCGCCGGACCTGATGGACGCCACCAAGCGCGCGACCCGGGCGATGATCGACCACCTCCACGAGCGCCGTGGGTTCTCCCGGCCCGACGCCTACGTCCTCTGCTCGGCCGCCGTCGACCTCAAGATCAGCGAGGTCGTCGACGCCCCCAACTGGACGGTGACGGCGTACCTCCCCGAGTCGGTGCTGGCCTGA